One genomic segment of Rivularia sp. PCC 7116 includes these proteins:
- a CDS encoding ureidoglycolate lyase, which produces MTTSPTKTLTIPVIDADSENIKPYGHLLGDDVSKPGLGIPFYQGRVLEGENIDFTYRGNATFRTAKILPGYPTVTWLERHMYMTQMFIGLGQSPFIMVLSPPTHQNNQDLPDLSQVKALRFPPGHGLLLHLGTWHDFPIACDTPVVILTANSDEVVTALTQMKEPGEMNQGDVYKISLAKRLGYEIELEVGNG; this is translated from the coding sequence ATGACTACTTCTCCAACTAAAACTTTAACAATTCCCGTAATTGATGCGGATTCGGAAAATATTAAACCCTACGGGCATTTGTTAGGTGATGACGTTAGTAAACCGGGATTGGGAATACCTTTTTATCAAGGAAGAGTATTAGAAGGTGAAAATATAGACTTTACCTATCGCGGAAATGCAACTTTTAGAACAGCGAAAATTCTGCCGGGATATCCGACAGTAACCTGGTTGGAACGTCATATGTATATGACTCAAATGTTTATCGGTTTGGGACAATCTCCTTTTATTATGGTTTTATCGCCACCCACTCATCAAAATAACCAAGATTTACCGGATTTGTCTCAGGTAAAAGCCTTGCGTTTTCCTCCAGGGCATGGACTTTTATTACATCTCGGTACTTGGCATGATTTCCCCATCGCTTGCGATACACCTGTAGTTATCTTGACGGCAAATTCTGATGAAGTTGTTACCGCTTTAACTCAAATGAAAGAACCAGGAGAAATGAATCAAGGCGATGTTTATAAAATCTCTCTTGCTAAAAGATTGGGATATGAAATTGAATTAGAAGTAGGTAATGGGTAA
- a CDS encoding polysaccharide deacetylase family protein, whose amino-acid sequence MLPPSFQPITQRPQLKLPNNARVGVWVVMNVEHFTFGKQGTAIQPHLNSYPEIANYGWRDYGNRVGIWRLFDLFAELEIPVTAAVNGEICELYPEIMEAMLQHNWEIMAHGINNSTGHSGMDKETEIDTINKTITLLKQATGTIPKGWLTPGFSITESTFDLLHAAGIQYTADWVNDDLPYWYPVENGRLLAIPYTIEANDITLCLSNRFSGAEFAKAIEDQFYQLWQEAESQARTMAIGLHPFIVGQPMRLKYLKECLMHIKNQPDTWMTTGEQIYESVISEQ is encoded by the coding sequence ATGCTTCCTCCATCTTTCCAACCAATTACTCAACGTCCACAACTAAAATTACCTAATAATGCTAGAGTCGGCGTATGGGTGGTAATGAACGTTGAACATTTCACCTTTGGTAAACAAGGAACGGCAATTCAACCTCATTTAAATAGCTATCCAGAAATTGCTAATTACGGTTGGCGAGATTATGGAAATAGAGTTGGTATTTGGCGTTTATTTGATTTATTTGCTGAATTAGAAATTCCTGTAACCGCAGCAGTGAACGGGGAAATTTGCGAATTATACCCAGAAATTATGGAAGCGATGCTGCAACATAATTGGGAAATAATGGCACATGGAATTAATAATTCTACGGGTCATAGCGGTATGGATAAAGAAACAGAAATTGATACAATAAATAAAACTATAACTTTACTTAAACAAGCTACAGGTACAATTCCCAAAGGTTGGTTAACTCCTGGATTTTCGATTACAGAATCAACATTTGATTTATTACATGCTGCTGGAATTCAATATACTGCCGATTGGGTAAATGACGATCTGCCTTATTGGTACCCTGTTGAAAATGGACGTTTATTAGCTATTCCTTATACCATTGAAGCCAACGATATAACTTTGTGTTTAAGCAACCGCTTTTCTGGTGCAGAATTTGCTAAAGCTATAGAAGACCAATTTTATCAATTATGGCAAGAAGCAGAATCGCAAGCTAGAACAATGGCAATTGGTTTACATCCTTTTATAGTCGGTCAACCCATGCGGTTAAAATATTTAAAAGAATGTTTAATGCATATTAAAAATCAACCCGATACTTGGATGACGACGGGAGAGCAAATATATGAGTCAGTTATCAGTGAACAGTGA
- a CDS encoding ABC transporter permease encodes MNLQLLTSITNDTLKAATPLILAATGELIAEKSGVFNLGVEGMMLVGAASGFIAAVVTGNIYLALLVSVVAGIIIALIHAVLVITINANQVASGLALSIFGSGVSAFIGAEYVGKTIAPLQPLGIPILKSIPIIGALFNQDILVYTSILLIILVSWFLHKTRLGLILRSIGESPQSANKLGLKVRQIRYLSVMFGGAMAGLAGSYLSLAYTPLWAENMASGKGWIAIALVAFASWKPARILLGAYLFGGISAIQLTLQAIGVNLSPYLLSSFPYIATILVLVIISRDETRLKLQAPASLGEPFRSSGNW; translated from the coding sequence ATGAACCTACAACTTTTAACATCAATTACTAACGATACTTTGAAGGCTGCGACACCGTTAATTTTGGCAGCTACAGGTGAATTAATTGCGGAAAAATCTGGAGTTTTTAATCTTGGTGTTGAAGGAATGATGTTAGTTGGTGCGGCAAGCGGTTTTATCGCTGCGGTAGTTACAGGTAATATTTATTTGGCATTGTTAGTATCGGTTGTAGCAGGAATAATAATTGCTTTAATTCATGCAGTTTTAGTAATTACAATAAATGCTAATCAAGTTGCGAGTGGTTTAGCATTAAGTATTTTTGGTTCTGGTGTGAGTGCTTTTATCGGTGCTGAATACGTAGGTAAAACTATAGCTCCATTACAACCTCTAGGAATTCCGATTTTAAAATCAATTCCCATAATTGGAGCTTTGTTTAATCAAGATATTTTAGTATATACTTCAATTTTATTAATAATATTAGTGTCTTGGTTCCTCCACAAAACTCGTTTGGGATTAATTTTACGCAGTATCGGTGAATCTCCTCAATCGGCAAACAAACTTGGTTTAAAAGTTCGCCAAATCCGTTACTTGTCAGTAATGTTTGGTGGTGCAATGGCAGGTTTAGCAGGAAGTTATCTTTCTCTGGCATATACTCCATTATGGGCAGAAAATATGGCATCAGGTAAAGGATGGATTGCGATCGCGTTAGTTGCCTTTGCCAGTTGGAAACCAGCTAGAATACTACTCGGTGCTTATTTATTTGGTGGAATCAGTGCCATACAGTTAACTTTACAAGCAATTGGTGTAAATCTTTCTCCTTACCTATTATCTTCCTTCCCCTATATCGCGACTATCTTAGTACTAGTAATTATTTCGCGAGACGAAACCCGATTGAAATTACAAGCTCCTGCATCATTAGGAGAACCTTTTCGCAGTAGTGGTAATTGGTAA
- a CDS encoding ABC transporter permease, which yields MQIKLQPRNTPSQFWQILSPLVALFGTIFSGIILFSLNGKPPILALETLLISPLINPYAITEILVKAAPILLIAVGLAICFQGKIWNIGAEGQFIVGAVFGSAVAIFFPNINNYSLLFFCLVAGIIGGAIWASIPAFLKVRFNANEILTSLMLNYIAISLLNYSVRGPLQDTEGFNFPESAILSEFATLPPLIPGTRLHLGIIFAAIAAIIVWLILSRSQFGFSLRVVGASLPAAEYAGINRKRIIWLSLLLSGSLAGLAGVCEVSGLIGQLRATISPGYGYTAIIAAFIGRLNPLMIILSSLLLAQLYVGSELLQIKLGLPLALASIFQGILLLVLLSTDLLIYNKILLTNK from the coding sequence ATGCAGATTAAACTTCAGCCGCGTAATACTCCATCACAATTTTGGCAAATACTATCACCTCTAGTAGCATTATTCGGAACCATATTTTCTGGTATTATTTTATTTAGTTTAAACGGTAAACCTCCGATTCTAGCTTTGGAAACATTGTTAATATCGCCACTAATAAATCCCTACGCAATCACAGAAATTCTAGTTAAAGCAGCGCCAATATTACTTATAGCCGTGGGTTTAGCAATATGTTTTCAAGGCAAAATATGGAATATAGGTGCTGAAGGGCAATTCATTGTAGGAGCAGTTTTTGGAAGTGCGGTTGCCATCTTTTTTCCCAATATAAATAATTACAGTTTACTGTTTTTTTGTTTAGTTGCCGGAATTATTGGTGGTGCGATTTGGGCAAGCATACCAGCATTCTTAAAAGTGCGATTCAATGCCAATGAAATCCTTACGAGCTTGATGTTGAATTATATTGCTATATCTTTACTTAATTATTCAGTCAGGGGACCATTACAAGATACTGAAGGATTTAACTTTCCTGAATCTGCAATTTTAAGCGAATTTGCCACCCTTCCACCGCTAATTCCTGGAACTCGACTACACTTAGGAATAATATTCGCCGCGATCGCAGCAATTATTGTATGGTTAATCCTGTCGCGATCGCAGTTTGGCTTCAGCCTGCGGGTTGTTGGTGCTTCCTTACCAGCAGCAGAGTATGCGGGGATAAATAGAAAACGAATAATTTGGTTAAGCTTGCTATTGAGTGGTAGCTTAGCAGGATTAGCAGGAGTATGTGAAGTTAGCGGATTAATTGGACAACTGCGTGCAACAATTTCCCCCGGTTACGGTTACACTGCCATAATTGCAGCCTTTATCGGCAGATTAAACCCATTAATGATAATATTATCGAGCTTATTGCTAGCGCAACTTTATGTAGGCAGCGAACTTTTACAAATAAAATTAGGATTACCTTTGGCTTTAGCCAGCATCTTTCAAGGAATATTATTATTAGTATTACTATCAACCGATTTATTAATTTATAACAAAATTTTACTTACTAATAAATAA
- a CDS encoding ABC transporter ATP-binding protein codes for MNNSLPRLQVRNIRKSYSDCIANNRINMTIKPGEIHALLGENGAGKSTLMKIIYGLITQDAGEIFWEGNQINFATPEEARMLGISMVFQHFSLFDSLTVTENIALTLRGKWNLKQVDRKIRIVSKEYGLKVNPSRLVHTLAVGEKQKVEILRCLCQNTKLLILDEPTVVLTPQEIDKLFAILRKLAINGCSILFSSHKLNEIHQLCTNATVLRQGKVVANCNPQKETPNYLAKLMIGEDRKDWALGIVEEDNAKYSKYSYVSSDICLQVRDLCLPKQHPYGIALRNINFEVGSGEIIGIAGVAGNGQSELTSALSGEIVSSSNEMIMLGEMPVGNFGVTMRRRLGIAYAPEERLSKGIVANMTLQENALLTAYGQGMLQSGMIRQSKLKAWTKRIVNAFDVRGGGLNSRAGSLSGENLQKFIIGREIQQNPIVLIAAHPTWGVDISACATIHNALFQMRDSGSSVIVISEDLNELCSLCNRIGVIYKGRLSPLTATTDINRKKIGHLMGGIGL; via the coding sequence ATGAACAACTCTCTTCCTCGTTTACAAGTCAGAAATATTCGCAAATCCTACTCCGACTGTATTGCCAATAATCGTATTAATATGACGATTAAACCAGGTGAAATTCATGCTTTGTTAGGAGAAAACGGGGCAGGTAAAAGTACTTTAATGAAAATTATTTATGGGTTGATAACTCAAGATGCTGGAGAAATATTTTGGGAAGGCAATCAAATTAATTTTGCGACTCCTGAAGAAGCACGTATGCTCGGTATTAGTATGGTGTTTCAGCATTTTTCTTTGTTTGATAGCCTTACGGTTACGGAAAATATTGCTTTAACGCTTCGGGGAAAATGGAATCTGAAGCAAGTCGATAGAAAAATCCGCATTGTCTCTAAGGAATACGGTTTAAAAGTAAATCCTTCGCGTTTAGTTCATACTTTGGCTGTAGGAGAAAAACAAAAAGTAGAAATTCTCCGGTGTTTGTGTCAAAATACAAAGTTATTGATTTTAGATGAACCTACCGTTGTTTTAACTCCCCAAGAAATAGATAAACTTTTTGCCATTTTACGAAAGCTAGCAATCAATGGTTGCAGTATTTTGTTTAGCTCTCATAAGTTGAATGAAATACACCAACTTTGTACTAATGCTACAGTATTACGCCAAGGTAAGGTAGTCGCAAACTGCAATCCTCAAAAGGAAACGCCAAATTATTTAGCTAAATTAATGATTGGCGAAGATAGAAAAGATTGGGCATTGGGAATAGTTGAAGAGGATAATGCCAAATATTCTAAATACTCTTATGTATCCAGTGATATCTGCTTGCAGGTTCGAGATTTATGCTTACCGAAGCAGCATCCTTACGGTATTGCTTTGCGAAATATCAATTTTGAAGTTGGTAGCGGTGAGATTATCGGAATAGCTGGAGTTGCCGGTAACGGGCAGTCAGAATTAACGTCGGCTTTAAGCGGTGAAATTGTTTCTTCGTCGAATGAAATGATTATGTTAGGAGAAATGCCCGTCGGTAATTTTGGCGTTACTATGCGTCGGCGTTTGGGTATAGCTTACGCTCCAGAAGAACGTTTGTCTAAAGGCATCGTAGCAAATATGACCTTGCAAGAGAACGCTTTACTGACTGCTTATGGACAAGGTATGTTGCAAAGCGGAATGATTCGTCAATCTAAATTAAAGGCTTGGACGAAAAGAATTGTCAATGCATTTGATGTTAGAGGTGGTGGATTAAATTCCAGAGCAGGTAGTTTATCGGGGGAAAACTTACAAAAATTTATTATTGGGCGAGAAATACAGCAGAATCCCATTGTTTTAATAGCTGCACATCCAACATGGGGAGTTGATATTAGCGCTTGTGCAACTATCCACAATGCTTTATTCCAAATGCGCGATTCGGGTTCATCTGTAATCGTGATTTCTGAAGATTTGAACGAACTTTGTAGTTTATGCAATCGTATTGGAGTCATTTATAAAGGAAGACTTTCTCCTTTAACAGCAACTACAGATATTAATCGTAAGAAAATTGGTCACTTGATGGGAGGGATAGGGTTATGA
- a CDS encoding kinase → MITETIIEKDKPQQNIIAAALDDKLRAKAFGITPENVEEIINKRWNLLKSVYPAFKELCQKSLLIQPQLILPTLWNLWLPLAMQIASRHQQIKRPFIQGILGGQGTGKTTTCKVLKLILSHLEYRTLNLSIDDLYKTYQARLILQQQDPRLIWRGPPGTHDVDLGVNILDSILQRQTIITVPRFDKSLHSGNGDRALPETVENIDIVLFEGWFVGAIPVNPGVFNNSPLPIITEADKQFAKDMNDKLHEYLCLWQRLDSLIVLNPEDYRLSLEWRKQAEHQMKASGKPGMTDLQIEEFVNYFWKALHPELFIKPLTKSPSIDLVIEINPNHSFGKVF, encoded by the coding sequence ATGATTACCGAGACAATAATAGAAAAAGATAAACCGCAACAAAATATAATTGCAGCAGCACTAGATGATAAATTACGAGCTAAAGCTTTCGGTATTACACCCGAAAATGTCGAAGAAATAATTAACAAACGCTGGAATTTATTAAAGTCTGTTTATCCAGCTTTTAAAGAGCTATGTCAAAAATCATTATTAATACAACCTCAACTGATACTGCCGACATTATGGAATTTATGGCTGCCTTTAGCAATGCAAATAGCATCGCGACATCAACAAATAAAGCGTCCTTTCATCCAGGGAATATTAGGAGGGCAAGGAACAGGAAAAACCACTACTTGTAAAGTTCTCAAGTTGATTTTATCGCATTTGGAATATCGTACCTTAAATTTATCTATTGATGACTTATATAAAACATACCAAGCACGTTTAATTTTACAACAACAAGACCCCCGTTTAATTTGGCGGGGACCACCGGGAACTCATGATGTTGATTTGGGTGTAAATATTTTAGATAGTATTCTTCAACGTCAAACGATAATTACGGTTCCCCGTTTCGATAAATCGCTACATTCCGGAAATGGCGATCGCGCCTTACCAGAAACGGTAGAAAACATTGATATAGTATTATTTGAAGGTTGGTTTGTCGGAGCAATTCCAGTAAATCCAGGAGTATTTAATAACTCACCGCTACCGATTATTACAGAGGCAGATAAACAATTTGCCAAGGATATGAACGATAAACTTCATGAATATCTATGCTTATGGCAGCGTTTAGATAGTTTAATTGTACTTAATCCTGAAGATTATCGTCTTTCCTTAGAATGGCGAAAACAAGCAGAACATCAAATGAAAGCTAGTGGTAAACCTGGAATGACAGACTTACAAATAGAAGAATTCGTAAACTACTTTTGGAAAGCACTGCACCCGGAATTATTTATCAAACCATTAACCAAATCTCCATCAATTGATTTAGTAATTGAAATAAATCCAAATCATAGCTTTGGAAAAGTTTTTTAA
- a CDS encoding YdiU family protein — MQTAETTNPLINLNYEPAFESLGSDYSDEVVAEEFPLHKLRFRNNDLLPLLGLNPQEVTDENFLQAFGKFEYRKPLLAMRYHGYQFGEYNPRLGDGRGFLYGQVRGIDSELYDFGTKGSGRTPYSRGGDGMLTLKGGMREVLAGEMLHRMGVRTSRCLSLIETGMQLWRGDEPSPTRSAVMVRMNRSHIRFGTFERLNYLKRPDLTKKLLDHVIEVYYSHLIKEQEKYALFYAELVEKVAKLAAQWMAAGFCHAVLNTDNMSITGESFDYGPYAFIPKYDPHFTAAYFDHYSRYSYIHQPDICMWNLEMLQEALKAVVDKSEMDAGLIKFGQYFLGNYRLLMLKKLGFNQELPKSEVDELLRATIDFLKHYPISYHDFFADIAATFSHKWQDDASYILEGSEIKKSLGSSELFFNWAGIYHRILNTMATSEMDNIAQLLKQSNPQTVILRPVIESVWESITKEDNWQPFNDLIEKIRE; from the coding sequence ATGCAAACGGCTGAAACTACTAATCCCCTGATTAACCTCAATTACGAACCAGCATTTGAATCTCTTGGCTCGGACTATTCTGATGAAGTTGTCGCGGAGGAATTTCCCCTTCATAAACTCCGCTTCCGTAACAATGACTTGCTTCCGCTTTTAGGATTGAACCCCCAAGAAGTAACTGACGAAAATTTTCTTCAAGCTTTTGGCAAATTTGAGTATCGCAAACCTCTTCTTGCAATGCGCTACCACGGCTATCAATTTGGCGAATATAATCCCAGATTGGGTGATGGTAGAGGTTTTCTTTACGGACAAGTACGCGGAATCGATAGCGAACTTTATGATTTTGGTACTAAAGGTTCCGGTAGAACTCCTTATTCTCGTGGTGGGGATGGAATGCTTACCCTTAAAGGTGGAATGCGGGAAGTGTTAGCGGGGGAAATGTTGCATCGAATGGGTGTACGTACCTCCCGGTGTCTGAGCTTAATTGAAACAGGAATGCAGTTATGGAGAGGTGATGAACCTTCCCCAACTCGTTCGGCTGTAATGGTAAGAATGAACCGTTCCCATATTCGCTTCGGCACTTTTGAACGTTTAAATTATTTAAAACGTCCAGATTTAACTAAAAAGCTTTTAGACCATGTAATAGAAGTTTACTATTCGCATTTAATTAAGGAACAAGAAAAATATGCTTTATTTTATGCGGAATTAGTAGAAAAAGTCGCAAAATTAGCAGCACAATGGATGGCTGCTGGTTTCTGTCATGCGGTTTTAAATACTGACAATATGTCGATTACTGGGGAAAGTTTTGATTACGGTCCCTACGCGTTTATTCCAAAGTACGATCCGCATTTTACAGCAGCTTATTTTGACCACTACAGTCGTTATTCTTACATCCACCAGCCAGATATTTGTATGTGGAATTTAGAAATGCTCCAAGAAGCGTTAAAGGCTGTTGTTGATAAGTCAGAAATGGATGCTGGGTTGATAAAATTCGGTCAATATTTCTTGGGAAATTACCGTTTATTGATGTTGAAAAAATTGGGATTCAATCAAGAATTGCCTAAATCGGAAGTAGATGAACTACTAAGAGCAACAATTGATTTTCTTAAGCATTATCCCATCAGCTACCACGACTTTTTCGCCGACATAGCCGCAACTTTTTCTCATAAATGGCAAGATGATGCCAGCTACATTTTAGAAGGTTCCGAAATTAAAAAATCTTTAGGCTCATCGGAATTATTTTTTAACTGGGCTGGTATTTATCACAGAATATTAAATACTATGGCAACTTCGGAAATGGACAATATTGCTCAACTTTTAAAACAATCTAATCCTCAAACAGTAATCTTAAGACCTGTGATTGAATCAGTATGGGAATCAATTACTAAAGAAGATAATTGGCAACCTTTTAACGATTTGATTGAAAAGATTCGGGAATAG
- the rimJ gene encoding ribosomal protein S5-alanine N-acetyltransferase: MQLQQPRIFTKRLLLRLALPEDVPLIVKFYAENRAYLTPFYPAWSEDFFTAEYWQNEVEGATREFVRGQSLRLLIFSQTESTIIGIINFRNFIRGAAQFCTVGYSLAEKEQGKGYMTEALQASIDYVFEELKMHRIMANYMPHNQSSGNLLKRLGFLVEGYARDYLLINNQWQDHILTSLTNRKWNS; the protein is encoded by the coding sequence ATGCAATTGCAACAACCGCGTATTTTTACTAAAAGGCTATTATTGCGACTTGCACTTCCGGAAGATGTACCGTTAATTGTTAAATTTTACGCTGAAAATAGAGCTTATCTTACTCCTTTCTATCCTGCATGGTCAGAAGATTTCTTTACAGCGGAATATTGGCAAAATGAAGTAGAAGGAGCAACGAGGGAATTTGTTCGCGGACAATCATTAAGGCTACTGATTTTTTCTCAAACTGAATCTACAATAATTGGAATAATTAATTTCCGTAATTTTATCCGAGGTGCCGCACAATTTTGTACCGTGGGCTACAGTTTGGCAGAGAAAGAACAAGGTAAAGGTTATATGACGGAAGCCTTACAAGCCAGCATTGATTATGTGTTTGAAGAGTTAAAAATGCACCGCATCATGGCTAATTATATGCCACACAATCAAAGTAGCGGTAATTTGCTAAAAAGGTTAGGATTTCTTGTAGAAGGTTATGCTAGAGACTATTTATTAATTAATAATCAATGGCAAGACCATATATTAACAAGTTTAACTAATCGGAAATGGAATAGTTAA
- a CDS encoding pentapeptide repeat-containing protein produces MNTESQEIIKLDKAYDTTQSTKLGGYFFRTVENFRSTINLEEVPKKTYKSLIALVTACVLLLTLTIGFFQTGFYKPGHQFSAAGRNIAMANDVHHQAVLSDYLKFMTSTILQENPQAIRRKTATFRAMTQATLEELDPIRKRFAIMFLQDTKLLQISARKRISLLMGVNLTGVNLQGIDFRFNNLQNVNLKNADLRGADLRKTNLKNANLADSCYNNYTLFDKNFDPVAAGMKEVAQFQMCS; encoded by the coding sequence ATGAATACAGAATCTCAGGAAATTATCAAATTAGATAAAGCATATGATACAACTCAATCTACAAAATTGGGTGGTTATTTCTTTCGCACGGTAGAAAACTTCAGATCGACGATTAATTTAGAGGAAGTTCCGAAAAAGACTTATAAATCACTAATTGCGTTGGTAACAGCATGTGTTCTCTTGTTGACTCTTACAATTGGATTTTTTCAAACGGGATTTTATAAACCAGGGCATCAATTCAGCGCAGCAGGGAGAAATATTGCAATGGCAAACGATGTTCACCATCAAGCGGTGCTATCGGATTATCTTAAATTTATGACATCAACAATTTTGCAAGAAAATCCCCAAGCCATCAGAAGAAAAACGGCTACTTTTAGAGCTATGACTCAAGCTACTTTAGAGGAACTCGACCCCATACGCAAACGTTTTGCGATTATGTTTTTACAGGATACAAAATTACTTCAAATATCAGCACGAAAGAGAATATCTTTATTAATGGGTGTAAATTTAACTGGAGTTAACTTACAGGGGATAGATTTCCGGTTTAATAACTTGCAGAATGTTAATTTAAAGAATGCCGATTTGCGTGGTGCCGATTTGCGTAAAACGAATTTAAAAAATGCTAATCTGGCTGATTCTTGTTACAACAATTACACTTTATTTGATAAAAACTTTGACCCGGTTGCAGCAGGTATGAAAGAAGTGGCACAATTCCAAATGTGTTCCTAA
- the bioB gene encoding biotin synthase BioB yields the protein MGLRYDWQEAEIRAIYDTPLLELIYQAATIHRQHHDSRKIQVCKLVSIKTGACPEDCSYCAQSSRYKTEVKPQSLLDKQTVVDIAKQAKESGVSRVCMGAAWREVRDNSQFEQVLDMVKEVTALDLEVCCTLGMLNESQAKRLEDAGLYAYNHNLDTSEDYYSTIITTRTYGDRLKTIDNVRQTNVTVCSGGILGLGESADDRVSMLKTLSNLQPHPESVPINILSQVEGTPLENQPDVPVWEVIRAIATARIVMPTSDVRLSAGRSRLSQIEQAMCFMAGANSIFSSDDGKMLTVTTPCPGYDTDKQMLDLLGLEARESKSKVKGQRLEVKV from the coding sequence ATGGGTTTACGCTACGATTGGCAAGAAGCTGAAATACGCGCAATTTACGATACTCCTTTGCTGGAGTTAATCTATCAAGCTGCTACCATACACCGCCAGCACCACGATTCGAGAAAAATACAGGTTTGCAAACTGGTATCGATTAAAACTGGTGCTTGCCCTGAAGATTGCAGCTACTGCGCTCAATCTTCTCGCTACAAAACAGAAGTTAAACCTCAATCTCTTTTAGATAAACAAACAGTAGTTGATATCGCCAAACAAGCCAAAGAAAGCGGTGTCAGTCGTGTTTGTATGGGTGCTGCTTGGCGTGAAGTTCGAGATAATTCTCAATTCGAGCAAGTTTTAGATATGGTCAAAGAAGTTACAGCATTAGACTTAGAAGTATGCTGTACCTTGGGGATGCTCAACGAATCACAAGCAAAGCGTTTGGAAGATGCCGGACTTTACGCTTATAACCATAACCTCGATACTTCAGAAGATTACTACAGCACCATTATCACCACTCGAACTTATGGCGATCGCCTCAAAACAATCGACAACGTTCGGCAAACAAACGTAACCGTATGTTCCGGTGGTATCCTCGGTTTGGGGGAAAGCGCAGACGATAGAGTTTCCATGCTAAAAACTTTATCTAACCTGCAACCACATCCCGAATCCGTACCCATTAACATACTTTCTCAAGTAGAAGGAACTCCATTAGAAAACCAGCCAGATGTCCCCGTTTGGGAAGTAATCCGAGCGATCGCCACAGCCCGTATAGTCATGCCAACTTCCGACGTGCGCTTGAGTGCGGGCAGATCCAGACTTTCTCAAATCGAACAAGCAATGTGCTTCATGGCAGGTGCAAACTCCATCTTTTCCAGCGACGACGGTAAAATGTTAACCGTCACCACACCATGCCCTGGATACGACACCGACAAACAAATGTTAGACTTGCTGGGTTTAGAAGCGCGAGAAAGCAAGTCAAAGGTTAAAGGTCAAAGGTTAGAGGTTAAAGTTTAA
- the petL gene encoding cytochrome b6-f complex subunit PetL — translation MLAIVSYVGFLGVFIGIAAGLLFGLRAAKIL, via the coding sequence ATGTTAGCTATTGTTTCGTATGTTGGTTTCTTAGGTGTGTTTATCGGCATCGCTGCTGGTTTACTCTTTGGTTTACGTGCAGCTAAGATTCTGTAG